The Deinobacterium chartae sequence TGCCGCGCGGCTGCGTTCGGCCGCTCCTCCCGCTGCTATACTCGCCCCCATGAACCCGCCCGTACCCTCCAGCCGCGCCGTGACCCGCCCACCTCGCGGAGAGGCGCGCACCCGTCCCAGCCAGGACCCCGACCTGATCGCCTCGGTCCTCGAGGACGCCGCGCACTTCCCGGGCGGCCACGCCCAAGCGGTCGCCTATCCGCTGAGCGAGGCCGACGTGTCCGCGCTGCTGCGCGACACTGCGGCGGTGTTGCCCACCGGAGCCCAGTCCTCGCTCACCGGCGGCGCAACTCCCCGGGGCGGGCTGGTGCTGAGCCTGGCGCGCATGAACCGCATCCTCGAGATCAGCGGAAACCGCGTGCGGGTCGAGGCCGGGGTGCCGCTGTCGGTGCTGGCCGAAACCCTGGCCGAGCAGAACCTGTACTACCCGCCGGTCCCCACCTATCCGGGCGCGCTGGTCGGCGGCGTGATCGCCACCAATGCCGCTGGAGCCGCCACCTTCAAGTACGGCACCACCCGCAACTGGGTCGAGTCGATCACCGTGGTGCTGGCCAGCGGCGAGGTCATCGACCTCGAGCGCGGCCAGGTGCAGGCTCATCCGGACGGCTGCTTCGAGATCGAAGGGGCGCAGGGCATCACCCGCGTCCCGGTTCCCCCGTACCGCATGCCCGACGTGCCCAAGCTCTCGGCCGGGTACTACGCGGCCCCGGGCATGGACCTGATCGACCTGTTCATCGGGGCCGAGGGAACGCTGGGCGTGATCACCGAGGCCACCTTGCGGCTGGTCTCGCCCGCCCCTACCCTGGCGGGCCTGTGGCTCAACTTTCCCAGCGAGGTGCGCGGCCTCGAGGTGGTCAGTCGGCTGCGCGAGATCTCGCAGGCCACCTGGGCGAGCCGGGACCCAAACGGCATCGACGTCGCCGCCATTGAAATGGTGGATGCGCGCTGCCTGACGATATTGCGCGAGGACGGCGCCGACCGCAGGCTCAACGTGAACCTCGCGGGCGCGCAGTTCGCCGTGCTCGCCCAGGTCGAGCTGCCACCGCTGAGCCTGGACGAGGCCTACGAGCAACTGGCCGAGGCCCTCGAGGACGAGGCCCTCGATACCCCGCTGGCCCGCCTGGTGCGCTTCCTGGCCGAGCAGGACCTGCTCGAGAGCGCCGAGTTTGCCCTGCCCGGTGACACGCGCCGCCTCGCCCAGCTGTTTGCGCTGCGCGAGGCGGTTCCCGAGGGCGTGAATGCGCGCATCAAGGCCGCGCAGCGCCAGCACCCGGGTGTGTCCAAGGCCGCCGCCGACATGATCGTGCCTTTCGAGCGTTTTGCCGAGGCCCTCGAGCTGTACCGCCGGGGCTTCGAGCGGCGCGGGCTGGATTACGCGGTGTGGGGCCACGTTTCCGACGGCAACGTGCACCCCAACGCCCTGCCGCGCACCGAGGCCGAGTACCGCCTGGCCCAGGAGGCGATCCTCGAGTTCGGCCTCGAGGTGGCCCGCCTGGGCGGCAGCCCGCTGGCCGAGCACGGGGTCGGCAAAAACCCCACCAAGCAGGCCCTGTTGCGCGGCCTGTACGGCGACGCGGGCCTCGAGGCGATGCGCGCGGTCAAACAGGCCCTTGATCCCGGCTGGAAGCTGGCTCCCGGGAACCTGTTCGCGCAGGTCTGACCGGATCTTGGGCGGCCGCCCGAAGTTTCGGGCGGCCGCCTGAGGCCGGTGATCAGCGTGCCTGTCCTACGCCGGCAGCCAGGTTCAGCGGCGAAGCCAGCTTCAGCCACAACATCTCGTTGGGGTCCTTGACGTTCTGTCCGCGTCCGCCGGTAGCAGGGTAGTTGTTGTCGTTGATCACCAGCAGCGTGTTGGCGTCGAGGACCAGCACGTCCTCGATGGTCACGAACGGGAAGCGGAAGGTGGTTCCGAAACCGGCCAGGTTCTGCGGGTCTGCGATGTTGAGCAGGTCCACAACCTCGGTCTTGGCCACGTAGCCGTTCGCGTCGGTCCTGGAGAGGTCCACCTTGTAGATCTTCTTGAAGCGGGCGGCGTCGCCCGAGTGGTTGTCGCGCTCGATCACCAGGTACTCGTTGTCGTTCACCACCGCGAAGTCACCGATGGCGTGCGCCGGGTCCTCGAGGCGGTACTTGAGCACTTTGCCGCTGAAGCGCTTGCCGGCCAGGTCAAACTCGTGGATGCGCAGGGTGTCGGGGGCGTCGCCGACCACGCTTTTCTCGAGCAGGGCGTACAGGTGGGTCTTGGCGGGGTTGATGGCCAGGCCCTC is a genomic window containing:
- a CDS encoding FAD-binding oxidoreductase yields the protein MNPPVPSSRAVTRPPRGEARTRPSQDPDLIASVLEDAAHFPGGHAQAVAYPLSEADVSALLRDTAAVLPTGAQSSLTGGATPRGGLVLSLARMNRILEISGNRVRVEAGVPLSVLAETLAEQNLYYPPVPTYPGALVGGVIATNAAGAATFKYGTTRNWVESITVVLASGEVIDLERGQVQAHPDGCFEIEGAQGITRVPVPPYRMPDVPKLSAGYYAAPGMDLIDLFIGAEGTLGVITEATLRLVSPAPTLAGLWLNFPSEVRGLEVVSRLREISQATWASRDPNGIDVAAIEMVDARCLTILREDGADRRLNVNLAGAQFAVLAQVELPPLSLDEAYEQLAEALEDEALDTPLARLVRFLAEQDLLESAEFALPGDTRRLAQLFALREAVPEGVNARIKAAQRQHPGVSKAAADMIVPFERFAEALELYRRGFERRGLDYAVWGHVSDGNVHPNALPRTEAEYRLAQEAILEFGLEVARLGGSPLAEHGVGKNPTKQALLRGLYGDAGLEAMRAVKQALDPGWKLAPGNLFAQV